The proteins below come from a single Papaver somniferum cultivar HN1 chromosome 11, ASM357369v1, whole genome shotgun sequence genomic window:
- the LOC113320571 gene encoding pentatricopeptide repeat-containing protein At3g20730-like, protein MGKSLYTLLPNFTTTTRVMKILHYSTKNNHPVSAEKLVSYLEQTCIDISSLKEVHAFIITSGLFKNHVFLGSKLCVCYAKCDKLTDSKRVFGSIIINNRNRNPNNVELTSLWNSTLVGYFRTGHFNEVLKLYCDFRKHFSNNINIDSSSITFGLKSCTANGSIQFGRGIHVDALKYNLHKHKFVGSSLIGFYSKYGCISDARQAFNEISERDVVVYTAMVTGYAHSYDCYEAFEVARLMQEEGGIDPNRVTLVSLLQAAANLKVRKEGRAIHGYAIRRKIDSYDEIIETSLMDMYSKCGDLKMSLSVFNTMNKRDISSWNALIATHVQIGQPFTAFELFQMMRQEDIMPDMITLANLLSSCGDLKFLRQGKSIHAYLIRTEVQLDLVATTSLIEMYSKCNRANQGRILFDRFEAQDMIMFNVMVSGYLQAGFTDKALETVRLMIEAGKTPNPATILILLSLSADLREMKIGKEVHAYIVRQGMGSNVDIANQLLSMYGKFGRIEIARQIFNGITRRDLVSWTSMITSYSQHAFTSEALMLFRLLVQEERLQPDLVTLVSLLQAISGLGCLILAKEVHGHIYRNQLEKEILIINSLLTTYAKCGSIDIAEHLFKSVVKKSQVSWNTMISAFGMHGKCLEALDLFYQMLKEGFQPDDITFTSILSACSHGGYVEEGWRIFQSMVEKHSVTPNTEHYNCVIDLFSRSGQLEEAYGLVQYLPPRERSSALDALLSSCRVYKNMEVGDIVGRELLNLNPNNSGTYTLLGNLYAEAGKWDAAARVREIAKAKSLARQPGYSMIESGSVKYCDSLTA, encoded by the coding sequence ATGGGTAAATCTCTCTATACTCTTCTACCCAATTTCACCACTACTACTcgtgtgatgaaaattctccattaTTCTACCAAAAACAATCATCCAGTTTCAGCAGAAAAGTTAGTTTCTTACTTGGAACAAACCTGTATAGATATCAGTTCTCTAAAAGAGGTTCATGCTTTCATTATAACTTCAGGTCTATTTAAAAACCATGTCTTTTTAGGTTCTAAACTTTGTGTTTGTTATGCAAAATGTGATAAATTAACTGATTCAAAGAGGGTTTTTGGCAGTATTATCATAAACAACAGAAACAGGAACCCCAACAACGTAGAACTAACTTCTCTTTGGAATTCAACTTTGGTTGGGTATTTCAGAACTGGTCATTTCAATGAAGTGTTAAAATTGTATTGTGATTTTAGAAAACATTTTTCTAATAATATTAACATAGATAGTTCATCAATCACATTTGGTTTGAAAAGTTGTACTGCGAACGGATCGATACAATTTGGAAGAGGGATTCATGTGGATGCTTTGAAATATAACTTACATAAACATAAATTTGTGGGTTCTTCACTTATTGGATTTTATTCCAAGTATGGATGTATTAGCGATGCCAGACAAGCGTTCAATGAAATATCTGAAAGAGACGTTGTTGTTTATACAGCAATGGTTACTGGGTATGCTCATAGTTATGATTGTTATGAAGCTTTTGAAGTTGCTAGACTTATGCAGGAGGAAGGTGGGATAGATCCTAACAGGGTGACTTTAGTTAGTTTGCTGCAAGCTGCAGCCAATTTAAAAGTACGGAAAGAGGGTCGAGCAATTCATGGATATGCTATTAGAAGGAAAATTGATTCTTATGATGAGATAATTGAGACTAGTCTTATGGACATGTATAGtaaatgtggagacttgaaaatGTCGCTATCCGTATTTAATACAATGAATAAGAGAGATATTAGTTCTTGGAATGCATTGATTGCTACCCATGTTCAAATAGGTCAGCCGTTCACAGCTTTTGAGCTGTTTCAGATGATGCGGCAGGAGGATATAATGCCTGATATGATCACTCTTGCGAACTTGCTTTCGAGTTGTGGTGATCTGAAGTTCCTCCGTCAAGGAAAAAGCATTCATGCATACCTAATCCGCACAGAAGTTCAGCTGGATTTAGTTGCAACCACTTCGTTGATTGAAATGTATTCCAAGTGCAATAGAGCAAACCAGGGAAGGATACTGTTTGATCGGTTCGAAGCACAAGACATGATTATGTTTAATGTGATGGTTTCCGGGTATCTTCAAGCTGGGTTTACTGATAAAGCTTTAGAAACAGTTCGTCTGATGATTGAAGCAGGTAAAACACCTAACCCTGCAAccattcttattcttctttctttgtCTGCAGACCTCAGAGAAATGAAAATTGGCAAGGAAGTCCATGCTTACATAGTTAGGCAAGGGATGGGATCAAATGTCGATATAGCAAATCAGCTTCTTTCCATGTATGGGAAATTTGGGCGAATTGAGATTGCAAGACAAATCTTTAACGGGATAACAAGGAGAGACTTGGTTTCATGGACATCGATGATTACGAGTTACTCACAACATGCATTTACCAGCGAAGCACTAATGCTATTCCGGTTATTAGTTCAAGAAGAAAGACTCCAGCCTGATTTGGTCACCTTAGTAAGTTTGCTCCAGGCCATTTCGGGGCTTGGGTGTTTAATACTAGCAAAAGAGGTTCATGGTCACATATACAGAAATCAATTAGAGAAAGAAATACTGATTATTAATTCCCTGTTAACAACTTATGCAAAATGCGGAAGCATAGATATTGCTGAACACCTGTTCAAGTCCGTGGTAAAGAAGAGCCAAGTTTCATGGAACACCATGATTTCTGCTTTTGGGATGCATGGGAAATGTTTAGAAGCACTTGACTTGTTTTATCAGATGCTTAAGGAAGGTTTTCAACCGGATGATATCACATTCACatcaattctctctgcttgcagTCATGGAGGATATGTGGAAGAAGGATGGCGTATTTTCCAGTCCATGGTGGAGAAACATTCTGTTACTCCAAATACAGAACACTATAATTGCGTGATTGATTTATTCAGTCGGTCAGGTCAGCTCGAAGAAGCTTATGGTCTTGTTCAATATTTGCCACCAAGAGAAAGAAGTTCTGCATTGGACGCTTTATTATCTTCTTGTAGAGTTTACAAAAATATGGAGGTCGGTGACATTGTTGGGAGAGAATTACTGAATTTAAATCCTAATAACTCAGGTACGTACACCTTGTTGGGAAATTTATACGCAGAAGCTGGTAAATGGGATGCAGCAGCTAGAGTTAGAGAGATTGCAAAGGCGAAATCTTTGGCCCGGCAGCCTGGTTATAGTATGATAGAGTCTGGATCTGTTAAATACTGTGACAGTCTCACAGCCTGA
- the LOC113323465 gene encoding short-chain dehydrogenase reductase 2a-like produces the protein MPAPVMTHENVAASIQGPGINHVMNSPTPRRLEGKVAIITGGARGIGEATVRLFVRQGAKVVIADVEDATGNSLANSLAPSATFVHCDVTREEDIENLIDSTIAHYGRLDILFNNAGILGNQSKRKSILNFDADEFDSVMRVNVRGTALGMKHAARVMIPRGTGCIISTASVAGVMGGLGPHGYTASKHAIVGLTKNTACELGRYGIRVNCISPFGVATSMLVNAWRKVEDEDEEDCMDFGGPSEKEVEKTEEFVRGLADLKGTTLKSRDIAEAALFLASDESRYVSGHNLVVDGGVTTSRNCVGL, from the exons ATGCCTGCACCAGTAATGACTCATGAGAATGTAGCAGCATCCATTCAAGGACCAGGAATCAACCATGTCATGAACTCTCCTACACCAAGAAG GTTGGAAGGAAAAGTTGCGATCATCACCGGTGGTGCGAGGGGGATTGGGGAAGCAACTGTAAGACTCTTTGTAAGACAAGGTGCAAAAGTAGTCATTGCTGATGTTGAAGATGCTACTGGAAATTCACTTGCAAATTCTTTAGCACCTTCAGCTACATTTGTACATTGTGATGTTACCAGAGAAGAAGATATCGAGAACCTGATTGATTCAACGATAGCACATTACGGGCGATTGGATATACTTTTTAACAACGCTGGTATTCTCGGAAACCAATCGAAACGGAAAAGCattttgaactttgacgctgaTGAGTTCGACTCAGTTATGCGTGTTAATGTGCGAGGAACTGCATTAGGTATGAAACACGCTGCACGAGTTATGATACCCAGAGGAACCGGATGTATCATCTCAACAGCCAGTGTGGCCGGAGTCATGGGAGGACTTGGACCTCACGGATATACGGCTTCGAAGCATGCCATCGTCGGACTTACAAAGAATACAGCTTGTGAATTAGGAAGGTATGGAATTAGAGTTAACTGCATTTCTCCATTTGGTGTTGCAACTTCAATGCTTGTTAATGCATGGAGgaaagttgaagatgaagatgaggagGATTGTATGGATTTCGGAGGACCTTCTGAGAAAGAAGTTGAGAAAACGGAGGAGTTTGTACGTGGTTTAGCAGATCTTAAAGGAACAACCCTTAAATCAAGAGATATTGCTGAGGCTGCTTTGTTTCTTGCTAGTGATGAATCAAGATATGTAAGTGGTCATAATTTGGTTGTGGACGGAGGAGTTACTACTTCAAGAAACTGTGTGGGATTGTAG